From Amyelois transitella isolate CPQ chromosome 17, ilAmyTran1.1, whole genome shotgun sequence:
tactataggatactatatatcgcttaataattgccaaaacgtatggtttaacaacattggttaacgtcaaataaattacttaaaaactaagtttactgccgcttccaaggcgtcagtgcagaagaagcggtaacaaactgcaccgcagcattttcttcttcttcttcttcttgaaTAAAACATACGTTACAGCACAAAAAGAGGCAGTACAAAGCTATATTTacagacggcctctgtggcgcagcggtagtacgcttgtctgtgacaccggaggtcccgggttcgaatcccggccaggtcatgatgggaaaagaactttttctgattggcctgggtcttggatgtttatctatataagtaccactacatagtataaaacaaagtcgctattttagtctgtttgtctgtatgcttaaatctttaaaattacgcaacggattttgatgcggttttttgtaaaaggtagagtgattcaaggggaaggtttttatgtataattttttccgagttttgcacccgtgcgaagccggggcgggtcgctagtttattataaaatatagtatcgttgagctagtatctcgtaacacaagtctcgaacttacttcgaggctaactcaagctgtgtaatttttgtccaaaaaaaaacttatcagGTTGAGATGGCAGTCCCTTCGTGTAGAAACCTAACTCACTCAAtttaggatccatggtcaaaagcataccccaggctcttctccagaatggtgaggatgcaactgggactaaagccgaCTAACGAGTGGACTGGttgacttatcgctaaagcaatctcttccagttaaCCTTTTCGATTTCGGgttaaaatttggtatgtaggtagctgaagacacaaaataacatatgGGCTACTTTTTCACCCGGAGtacccgcgggattgatagggttaccatgcggacgaagtcgcgggcagcctctagtttcttaataatttcttaataatatatttatagttatattatagtgccgtgtaTACTTAATGGTatattatagtgccgtgtggttcccgggtgccgtgtggttcccggcattaatacaaaaaagaataggaccactccatctctttcccatggatgtcgtaaaaggcgactaagggataggcttaaaaacttgggtttcttttaggcgatgggcaagcaacctgtcactatttgaatctcaattctatcattaagccaaatagcttaacgtggccattcagtcttttcaaaactgttggctctgtctaccatgcaagggatatagacgtgaccatatgtatatatttataacctgTGAATATGTGCCAAGTTGCGCCGCGTTGACCACCATGGCGCGGGCGACGGTGGGCGTGGCGCCCCGCCATAGTTTAAGTACACCCTCTTCTCTTATTAttctgaagaaaaaaaagcaatatagCAACAAGCCACTTTATATACGTTAACAACCCTGTAAGTAACCTGAATGTATATGATTCCTCATGATGTGTTCGCTTGACTAGATTAGTAAATAACTATTGTTTTAGgctcattataaaaaagaacatacttacatacatacatatgatcacgtctttatcccttgcggggtagacagagccaactgtcttgaaaagactgataggccacgttcagctgtttggcttaatgatagaattgtgattcaagtagtgacaggttgctagccctatGATGTTTTCACTTGAATTTAGTTATTTGAAATTAGTAGGTAAATTTAAACTATTGTTTTAGgctcattataaaaaagaagaagttaTTAATTCTACTTTTACAACGGTTCAAAGAAAGAACTAAGGTGATTGTTGGTGTAAATCAATCCTTCTAGATCTAAATCCTCTAAAAGAAGCACGTATAGATAGacagatagaatagaataccgtttattgtacatacaattataacaacaattttatcCTAAACTTATGTTTAGctaatgtacctacaaaagttactttaatatactgttgtCGCGACTGAACTCTCGACAGTTGACATACTTTCCTTCCATACGGGCACCATATTTTACAAACCTCAACAAAGCATCGGCCACGTTCTTGTAGTTCCTCCTCTGTTCCTTGGGCAGTCTCCCGTCAGCCGTCATGCGGATGAGGGCCACCTCCGCCGGGGTGCCCACGAACGCGCCTATAGAACCCGCGGCCACACCCATCAGAGTTTTTATACCAAAACCGGGCGCTGTCTTGTTTGTTCTGGAATATTCGACAAGCGGTCAAACAGCGGTCATACGAACagaggggttagtgcgagtaTTACTCGCTACACgtgaatttgtatgtgattcaatcgccgccatctagtgccgtgtggttcccggcatcaatacaaaaaagaatgggaccactccatctcttttccgtggatgtcgtaaaaggcgactaagggataggtttataaacttgggattcctcttttaggcgatgggctagcaacctgtcactatttgaatctcaattctcgcTCTTcacaattcaaatagtgacaggttgcgagcccatcgccttaaaaagaatcccaagtttgtcagcccatcccttagtctccttttacgatatccatgggaaagagatgaagtggtcctattaaaAAGAGATTTTAGAACTTATCCGACTGCGGcaacatctctacgccacaagtcacaacagtCAATCACGTGAcgctatcagccaataacagcgaagagtctaaatcgcgcaagcaaagatttcaagggttggagcatatatacctacaacctccgacacaacatcgtcggagccgcgattccccaggcataacacctagctcTTCAAAgcaacataaataatttatcaaagtGCTTGATGTAATATTAAATCCATACTCACTCCTTATACGTGTCAAAGAGATAGTTAAAAACTCCTAATCGGGTAGTTGTGTAGGTAGCTTGTCTTAGTAGACCGGCAGAGAGACCAGAGTATATTGCGAGGAGTCCCTCCTTAGCTATGATCTCCTTCCCGACCGTGAAAGAAGACTTGTTACCACCGCCTAGTTGCATTCTTGTTTTTATCAAGTCCAGTGGCTGCACCACACAAGTTGCTGCCATGCTAGGAACAAAATAATCGAAAATCGCAAATTGGGAACCTCCTCTTTTTCTCCTCCAGTTTTGATGGAGTGCCGGCGAGTCACAAGTGGATAataccaacatacatacatacatatggtcacgtccatatcccatgcggggtagactgagcctaaaaagaataggactactacATCTcatcgatgggctagcaacctgtcactatttgaatctcaattctaccattaagccaaatagctgaacgtggccattcaggctctgtctaccccgcaagggccatatgtatgtttgtatgtaatatttatactaaACCTGTCTCGGTGTAAGGGGGCCTTTTCCTTTCGCAAGGCCCTCTGAAGTGAAAACTAAGCTAGCCTAGTCCAAATGTAGTTTAGGCCTTGCGTAACCACTGAGCATTGGAACCTAATACATATTCGATCCTAgttgttttattaaagatGCTTTCGCCTGGAcatcattttaatttgattctcGATAGCAGTCTTTCCCAAAGTGGGCGATAACGCCCCCTTGTGGGCGCTGCAGGTCTCAAGGGGGGCGGTAAGAGACCCGGAAAGAAAATGAGGGCGTTGTGTAGagcattatatacatatataggtcacaataattaattaaactaatttgaagttattgtggtttttaaataggtaaaaaaatgggggcgctaaaaaaatatttattctcaaagtgggcagtagacaaaataagtttgggACTCTCTGCTCTATAGCAAAAGCTTTTGTGGCCGGGCCAGGATGGAACATCTGactttctcacgatgttttccctcaccgtactTAAATCAATTAGCAATCATTGGTAAAAGTTCGCTAGGATCCTCAGGTTTAAACTTGTGCTATTTTAGGGCGAGAATGTACCTTAGAAATTTAAACTGCCGACGctctattttatataataaaaaccgaAAACTTACCCAGAAAGTCCTCCAAATGCGAATTTCAGTGCATTTGGAATATATCTCTCCGCTGGCGGTTGTTTGGCCATAACTGTATATTCTCAAAACAAtggataattaaaaacataaaattattatcacacaCTTCAGGAGACCAAACAAAATCACCTTATGAAATATAATTCATCGTGACAATAATTCAACAATATTGTGTGtacatttttcaattaattctattttatttattattgtggtCAAGgactttgtaaataattttatttcgctgtcgttttttctgattgacataattttttttaacaatcgGGCGGGGCGGGgtcgccatttttttttttttaattttataatctaaGCCCTTTGATGAGGGAAATTTAGGCAAgtcatacatgcatacatacatgtaatcacgtctatataccttgcggggtagacagaggcaacagtcttgaaaagactgataggccacgttcagctgtttggctttaagatagaattgagattcaaatagtgacaagttgcaagcccatcgcctacaagaaaaatcccaactttataagcctataccttagtcgccttttacgacatccatggaaacgagatggggTAGTcctgttatttattaattggtgCCGCAAACCTCACGGCAAGGTAAATCCTAAGCATCAGCAACTCTTTATGACTTAAGtgataaatttgataaattaaaacctttttaacGAAGCGACAGCAAATTATTCATTCACCTTTTTTAAACGTTGATGGAAATGCGCCCTAAATGCGACTTAAGTATTGCGTAGATACGcatagatacatatgtatatatagatacctttgtttttaaaacaaattcgtACTTACATAGAATGTatatggaaaaataaataaaaaaaagtgctCAAAACATATGAGGCgtcattttatttcaacttaAACATTCTAACACACAGCCcgtaaattaattacttaagcaatttactttaaaaaataactgggTAATTAAACCACAAACCTAATATACCTTTACCAATGTAGAGTGCGAACAAAACGCaactaagtaattatttattatttacactactattattgatatttcaaattaattaaaaatgcaaaaaaaaaatcgaatattactttcactatattttttattctgctGTTAAATCCCTTCgtatctaataaaatatttaaatatattaagatcGTAAATGACCGGTGTCTGTACTTAaaaagcggacgaagtcgcaggcaacaGCTGGTCAATAGTTAGTATTCCCTATACctgctaataataaaaatgtgaaagtaacactgtctgtttgttacacttttaCGCATAAACCactgaatcgattttgatgaaatttgactATTAGAGTTGACTATTACGAAGAACGTAGATGAAGTCGCGAGCAAAAGCTAGTCTTTTATAATTCTGTGATAATAGTAAATCTACTTACAATGACTAATTAAtgacatattaattattacaacttaaaatcaaaaataatatttagtttaaaaacacAATACTTACTTCAAAATTGGAATTTAATATGGataacaattacaataaatttaggtacctactcgaTATTAAACAATTTCATAAACATATTGGTTTTGGCAAGTTATTTTTCCGACCTAGAACTTagtttacaagaaaaaaacgTTTTTGTATCTTTCCTTTCtgcaacaaaattttatttttaagaatttttttttcgtataaCTTGTTTAGGACGATACGGTAGacacaattaatttttcatgaGAAAActgttttcacattttttccTTCTTTTACAGAATTATATTTGAGGTTATGTTTCTAAATTTAGCTTAGAAAATACTATATAATTTTCGATAAAATGTATGTTCATCCATAGGCTACTTCCTCCACGATGGTCTCCCAAGAATCCGTGGACTCAGTCTCCCAGGAGCCGTCATCATCTTCTTGTTCCTCTTCTTCATCGTAATATGCCAGCTGTAGGAAGAATATGGAACAATTATTATGTAGATACGTCGATACgacgtgactattatgtaggtatatacatacatacatatagtcacgtctatatcatttgcggggaagacagagccaacagtcctgaaaagaccgacaggccacgctcaactggcttggcttaatgatagaattgagactcagacagtgacaggttgctagccccatcgcctaaaagaagaaacccaagtatatatgtaagtctatcccttagtcgccttttaagacgtttatttgtttaaaactttattgcacaaaacaaaaatgtacaaaaggcggacttaatgccgtttggcattctctaccagtcaagcagctgaccaaacagaaaaactgaaaaatacataaattacgaaaaaaaaatgcataaatacaataaaagattttaaaataattcattacaaacaaaaatacaacacacaatttttttctcgTTATATTAACATAATACTAGCTCTTGCCCACGGCTCCGCCAGCGTGAACACAACCCATTTCCTTCCTAGTACTTCCAcactgtatgtatgcaaaattttacagaaatcggttcagtgatATTGACAGGAAAAACAGACTCActtttaaatctatactaatattattaagctgaagagtttgtttgtttgaacgcgctaatcacaggaagtactggttcgaattgaaatttttttttttgcgttgaacagaccatttatcgaggaaggctttaggctatacaaacataacatcacactgcaaccaagaggagcaaagaaataatggaatatgtgaaaaaataacgtggaaaaatattcatccttaagAGCTttaatgatgtccaaaataactattccacgcggacaaagccggttcacaataataatatagattgTACCAACTTGCCTCATTCTCGTGTAATCTCCGGACCGTGTGCACTCTAATTTGGAACATCCATGCCCTGCCCAAGATGGCGACCGTACCGCTGAGCAGCAACGGCATGCTGAACCGGCATTTCCATGCCAACCCCATCAGGAATATGAAGAGACTCTTGCGGCCCGTCATGTTCGCGTCATATCTGAAAGAGATGCgtcagtttttaaaagaatttaatgTATTCTGTTGCGCAGCGGtaggggcatgatgagaaacgaactttttcccAATGGCTtagatgtacatacatacatacatataatcacgtctatgtcccttgcggggtagacaaagccaacagttctGAGcgcactgataggccacgttcagctttaagataaaattgagattcgaatagtgacaggttgctagcccatcgcctaaaaaaagaatctcaagtttgtaagcctatcccttagtcgccttttacgacatccacgggaaagagatggagtggtcctattattttttgtattggtgccgggaaccacacggcttagatgtttatctatataagtacatacatacataccatcacgcctttttcccattggagtaggcagagattatgcatttccacttgctacgattcttacctctcccgcttcctccacactcattacccTTTGAGTGGTAACACAAAtgctatacatataagtatttattattattataaaatatatatgtgttgtgtggttcccggcacagatgaaaaaaagaataggaccactccatctctttcccatggatgtcgtaaaaggcgactaagggataggcttccaaacttgggattattctttaggcgatgggctagcaacctgtcactatttgaatctcaattctatcattaagccaaatagctgaacgtggccattcagtcttttcaagactgctaccCCTACAGGCTccgtataccccgcaagggatatagacgtgaccatatgtatgtacataacatacataaattataattacgtctgtatcctttgcggggtagacagaaccaacaatcttgaatagattggtgccgggaaccacacgtcacatGTTATGTTGACGTCATTAATACCTTGTATCCTATTCACTTCAAGGGATTCTGCTACCAGTATCATGAAAATTAGATGAGTCTCTTTTATTATCAGACTTACCTTCTCCAGGATGCGCGGTCACAATAGGACCTTGGGTCCTTTTTGCATTACTTTCAGTGTCttaaagactattggctctgattaccccgcaaaggatatagacgtgataatatatgtatgtatgtcttagaATCTGCACTGGAATAGAAGCTACTAcacacacactatgttttacTTCCTTGCCAGAACAACATGGAAGCTTGctattcccttagtctccttttaccgACATCTATGAAACTTTAAACTTCAGAGATAGAGGGAGAAGGAAGGCCATTGTAAATAACCCCTCAGGTCAAGTCCagttcaaaacaaaacaagataAATATGAATGTAACTCATATATTCACAAACTAATGATAAGGAACAGGGCAAAACAGTGAAAATACAGTTTAATTCAagcatttattgtttaatatgaATTGCATTCATAGATATGTTAGAAGTATACATAGTAAAGGATGTTGTGATCAACACAAAATAACagcaaaaaatagaaaaaaaaatttttttatatattttagtcaATAAAGATAACAAAAGTATATGACGTGGGTTTCAacatattatttgaatttaaaaaccCGTTAGCTATTGAGATCCaaagttaatatatttaacacaTAACATTTGATCAGATCACCCTTTTTTGGAATGTTAAGTTACACTTTATCAAATTTCTTATCGTAAAAATAAGCATTCAGTAATAAGTAGTATAAGTAAAGGTTTCactatgtaatattataacaaaaaatattttcttaacacCTTCAGTCGCCTTCTAACAAAACCAGAGAGAAaactaaaaagtaaaaatagagAGCATAGACACattattaaataggtatataccaaCTTGACaaatctttatatataaatttactattactATTCTACTAGGCcctttaatttaatactttcAATTATTGACATctcaaatgttttaattttttttttctctaaacCTATTAAGTATCCTGAGTACATAATGTCATTAAATCACAATACATATAGTTATCCCAAATTCACATTTGGCAATGAGAAACGTTGAGTAAGAAAGCTACAAATTTATAGAAAGgatattttaagttaatatttattcatcatCAAAGTAATCAACATGTTCCCCAGGGGTGAACAGGCCTGCCTGCAGAACTTTCACACACTTCTGAGCTGTCATTTCAGGCTTCAGCAGAGTACCTTGCCTTTTGAAAGAAGTGAATACATCTTTCAAGTTGTCATTCACCGCTTCGGTGAGGACAAAATCAATCATGGCCGTCTCCACGGGCCCCGGGGAATAGTTAAGTACTTTGATGTGAGCCTTCTCAGCTGCCAACACTTTGAAATACATCTCCCTAGCTGCTTTACCACTGCAATAGTAAGCCATACCCCCCATTGGCTTGATAGCGCAGAGAGATGTTATGTTCACAATCACAACTCTATCATCTATCTCCTCAAAGATCTTGAGAAACTGAGTATTCAGGGAAATAACTTTAAACACATTGAGATCATAGTAATCCCTCAATTCATCCACATCGTCCATCTTCCATGTCTCCACAGCCAGGTTACCAAGAGAACCGACattgtgaaaaattaaagatgtAACAAATC
This genomic window contains:
- the LOC132901741 gene encoding sepiapterin reductase, producing MATSSQVDLTGTTYCVVSGASQGIGRAIAVEVAKLLGPKSLMLLLARNKIELAKTAELCASPNVEVRYESVDLSKSSNSEMYGLLRKSLEGRDVKGFVTSLIFHNVGSLGNLAVETWKMDDVDELRDYYDLNVFKVISLNTQFLKIFEEIDDRVVIVNITSLCAIKPMGGMAYYCSGKAAREMYFKVLAAEKAHIKVLNYSPGPVETAMIDFVLTEAVNDNLKDVFTSFKRQGTLLKPEMTAQKCVKVLQAGLFTPGEHVDYFDDE
- the LOC106138809 gene encoding mitochondrial 2-oxoglutarate/malate carrier protein-like, translated to MAKQPPAERYIPNALKFAFGGLSGMAATCVVQPLDLIKTRMQLGGGNKSSFTVGKEIIAKEGLLAIYSGLSAGLLRQATYTTTRLGVFNYLFDTYKETNKTAPGFGIKTLMGVAAGSIGAFVGTPAEVALIRMTADGRLPKEQRRNYKNVADALLRIIREEGVLKLWRGATPTVARAMVVNAAQLGTYSQAREMFLALVPDGIGLHFCASMVSGLITTIASMPVDIIKTRIQNAAKGQSQVTVVTDLLRKEGVLSLWKGFLPYYARLGPHTVLTFIFLEQMNAAYFKYTAQ
- the LOC132902714 gene encoding uncharacterized protein LOC132902714 — encoded protein: MTGRKSLFIFLMGLAWKCRFSMPLLLSGTVAILGRAWMFQIRVHTVRRLHENELAYYDEEEEQEDDDGSWETESTDSWETIVEEVAYG